A region of Streptomyces halobius DNA encodes the following proteins:
- a CDS encoding acyl-CoA dehydrogenase family protein gives MHLEYTPGQQRLRAELRTYFAGLVPDNAYARHTDPASRKRFYRETVRRLGGDGWLGVGWPKEFGGRGMSPMEQFIFFDEAAQAGVPLPLMALNTVGPTLMRFGTEEQKAYFLPGILSGEIDFAIGYSEPDAGTDLAALKTRAVREGDEESGHYVVNGQKIWTTNGDTADWVWLAVRTRPVDDGTPPHKGITMLLVPTSDPGYSCTLINTLASHDTTASYYENITVPASRRVGKENQGWRIITNQLNHERVTLAAHGTMAIRALHDVQRWAAGTKLADGRRVIDLGWVRGRLARTHTRLDAMKLLNWQMVDALQRGTLTPQDASAVKVYGSEARRDAYAWLMEIVGSAGPLKEGSAGAVLHGELERGYRSAVIFTFGGGNNEIQREIISWIGLGMPRVRR, from the coding sequence GTGCACCTCGAATACACCCCCGGACAGCAGCGGTTGCGTGCCGAACTGCGAACGTACTTCGCCGGACTGGTGCCGGACAACGCCTACGCCAGGCATACCGACCCCGCCTCCCGCAAGCGCTTCTACCGCGAGACCGTGCGCCGCCTGGGCGGCGATGGCTGGCTCGGGGTCGGCTGGCCCAAGGAGTTCGGCGGGCGGGGCATGAGCCCGATGGAACAGTTCATCTTCTTCGACGAGGCGGCGCAGGCGGGGGTGCCGCTGCCGCTGATGGCGCTGAACACCGTCGGTCCGACGCTCATGCGGTTCGGCACCGAGGAACAGAAGGCGTACTTCCTGCCCGGGATCCTCTCCGGCGAGATCGACTTCGCCATCGGCTACAGCGAGCCGGACGCCGGTACCGACCTCGCCGCCCTCAAGACCCGCGCCGTACGGGAGGGCGACGAGGAGAGCGGCCACTACGTCGTCAACGGCCAGAAGATCTGGACGACCAACGGGGACACGGCGGACTGGGTGTGGCTCGCGGTCCGTACCCGCCCCGTCGACGACGGCACCCCGCCTCACAAGGGCATCACCATGCTCCTCGTCCCCACCAGCGACCCCGGCTACTCCTGCACCCTGATCAACACCCTCGCCTCGCACGACACCACCGCCAGCTACTACGAGAACATCACCGTCCCCGCCTCCCGCCGCGTCGGCAAGGAGAACCAGGGCTGGCGGATCATCACCAACCAGCTCAACCACGAGCGGGTCACCCTCGCCGCGCACGGCACGATGGCCATCCGCGCGCTGCACGACGTCCAGCGCTGGGCGGCCGGAACCAAACTCGCCGACGGCCGCCGGGTCATCGACCTGGGCTGGGTCCGTGGACGGCTGGCCCGTACCCACACCAGACTGGACGCCATGAAGCTGCTGAACTGGCAGATGGTCGACGCGCTCCAGCGCGGCACGCTCACCCCGCAGGACGCCTCCGCGGTCAAGGTCTACGGCTCCGAGGCCCGCAGGGACGCCTATGCCTGGCTGATGGAGATCGTCGGCTCGGCCGGCCCGCTCAAGGAGGGCTCCGCGGGGGCCGTACTCCACGGCGAACTGGAGCGCGGCTACCGCTCGGCCGTCATCTTCACCTTCGGCGGCGGCAACAACGAGATCCAGCGCGAGATCATCTCGTGGATCGGCCTCGGGATGCCCCGCGTACGGCGCTGA
- a CDS encoding oxygenase MpaB family protein, with translation MAGDRGLFGPRSVTWQMHGDPMMWIAGVRALYLQALHPRAVRGVLQNSAAFQKNKGGRRDAWGRLMRTADFVGTVTYGTTEAAERAGATVRGIHRRLSATDPATGERYGVDEPALLLWVHCAEVDSYLHVLRRSGYPVSDAQADAYLHEHRESARLVGLDPDTVPGDRDALAAYFADVRPHLALTPEARQVDDFLRRPPTPTALVPARELLWTPVAELAYGALPPYAHELYGRPAPRPATVTRRLRVTGGLLRAVPPALRWRLPPRHILRAVARLGPGARPAPYKLCRSAAILGPQDTQGELRD, from the coding sequence ATGGCAGGCGACCGAGGGCTCTTCGGCCCCCGCTCGGTGACCTGGCAGATGCACGGCGACCCGATGATGTGGATCGCGGGCGTCCGTGCGCTGTATCTCCAGGCGCTGCATCCGAGGGCGGTACGCGGAGTGCTGCAGAATTCGGCCGCTTTCCAGAAGAACAAGGGGGGACGACGGGATGCCTGGGGCCGGCTGATGCGGACCGCCGACTTCGTCGGCACCGTCACCTACGGTACGACCGAGGCCGCCGAACGGGCCGGTGCCACCGTCCGCGGCATCCACCGCCGGCTGTCCGCCACCGACCCGGCCACCGGCGAACGCTACGGCGTGGACGAACCGGCGCTGCTGCTCTGGGTGCACTGCGCAGAGGTGGACTCCTACCTGCACGTACTGCGCCGCTCCGGCTACCCCGTCAGCGACGCCCAGGCCGACGCGTACCTCCACGAGCACCGCGAGAGCGCCCGCCTCGTCGGCCTCGACCCGGACACGGTCCCCGGCGACCGGGACGCGCTCGCCGCCTACTTCGCGGACGTACGGCCCCACCTCGCGCTCACCCCCGAGGCCCGCCAGGTCGACGACTTCCTCCGCCGGCCGCCCACACCCACCGCGCTCGTCCCCGCACGGGAGCTGCTGTGGACACCTGTGGCGGAGCTCGCCTACGGCGCACTGCCCCCGTACGCGCACGAGCTGTACGGCCGTCCGGCACCGCGGCCCGCCACCGTCACCCGCAGACTGCGCGTCACCGGCGGTCTCCTCCGGGCCGTTCCGCCCGCACTCCGGTGGCGGCTGCCGCCCCGGCACATCCTGCGCGCGGTGGCGCGACTCGGCCCCGGCGCCCGCCCAGCGCCCTACAAGCTGTGCCGTTCCGCCGCCATACTGGGCCCACAGGACACGCAGGGGGAGCTGCGCGACTGA
- a CDS encoding NAD(P)/FAD-dependent oxidoreductase produces the protein MAGNTAFMIVGAGLAGAKAAETLRAEGFDGPVVLLGDERERPYERPPLSKSYLLGTSGKEQTFVHPPDWYARHGVDLRLGTAVTGIDPDGHHLTLADGSRHDYAKLLLTTGATPRPLPVPGADLDGVLCLRRLEDSDRLKETFRAASRVVVIGAGWIGLETTAAARAAGVEVTVLESAQVPLQRVLGREVGRIFAELHTDHGVDLRCGAQIARITGGDGRVDGVLLADGTRIEADAVIVGVGVTPNSGLAAAAGLDVGNGVRVDARLCTSHPDIYAAGDVASAFHPLLGKHIRVEHWANARNQPKTAARAMLGQDVVYDGLPYFFTDQYDLGMEYTGYVDPDAYDRIVFRGSTEDREFIAFWLAGRRVLAGMNVNIWDATVPIRALVASGQTVDERALADPEVPLDSLVRE, from the coding sequence ATGGCCGGGAACACAGCATTCATGATCGTCGGAGCGGGCCTGGCCGGTGCGAAGGCCGCGGAAACGCTGCGGGCGGAAGGCTTCGACGGCCCGGTCGTGCTGCTGGGTGACGAGCGCGAGCGCCCGTACGAGCGGCCGCCGCTGTCGAAGAGCTATCTCCTGGGGACGTCCGGGAAGGAGCAGACCTTCGTCCATCCACCCGACTGGTACGCGCGGCACGGGGTCGATCTGCGGCTGGGCACCGCGGTCACCGGGATCGACCCGGACGGCCATCATCTGACGCTCGCCGACGGCAGCCGGCACGACTACGCGAAGCTGCTGCTCACCACCGGTGCCACACCGCGCCCGCTGCCGGTGCCGGGCGCGGACCTCGACGGGGTGCTCTGTCTGCGGCGTCTGGAGGACAGCGACCGGCTCAAGGAGACCTTTCGCGCCGCGTCCCGGGTGGTGGTGATCGGTGCCGGCTGGATCGGTCTGGAGACGACGGCCGCCGCCCGTGCCGCCGGGGTCGAGGTGACCGTGCTGGAGTCGGCCCAGGTGCCGCTTCAGCGGGTGCTGGGCCGCGAGGTCGGCAGGATCTTCGCGGAGCTGCACACCGACCACGGCGTCGATCTCCGCTGCGGCGCCCAGATCGCGCGGATCACCGGCGGCGACGGCCGCGTGGACGGTGTGCTGCTGGCCGACGGGACGCGGATCGAGGCGGACGCGGTGATCGTCGGTGTCGGTGTCACCCCCAACAGCGGGCTGGCCGCGGCCGCCGGGCTCGATGTCGGCAACGGTGTGCGCGTCGACGCGCGGCTGTGCACCTCCCATCCGGACATCTACGCCGCCGGCGACGTCGCCAGCGCCTTCCACCCGCTGCTGGGCAAGCACATCCGCGTCGAGCACTGGGCGAACGCCCGCAACCAGCCGAAGACCGCGGCCAGGGCGATGCTGGGCCAGGACGTGGTCTACGACGGGCTGCCGTACTTCTTCACCGACCAGTACGACCTGGGCATGGAGTACACCGGGTATGTCGACCCCGACGCCTACGACCGGATCGTCTTCCGCGGCAGCACCGAGGACCGGGAGTTCATCGCCTTCTGGCTCGCCGGACGCCGGGTCCTGGCCGGGATGAACGTCAACATCTGGGATGCCACCGTCCCGATCCGCGCGCTCGTGGCCTCCGGGCAGACGGTCGACGAGAGGGCGCTGGCGGACCCGGAGGTGCCGCTGGACAGTCTGGTGCGGGAGTAA
- a CDS encoding FAD-dependent oxidoreductase, producing the protein MQPTTPRIAIIGAGPGGLTCARVLQRHGIPVTVFDRDASADARPRGGTLDMQPDSGQLALRETGLDEGFRALARPEGQEMRLLDHTGALLLQRTPAAGEEPSPEIDRGELRRLLLDSLAPGTMRWGHYLRTLHPIGDGTHEAEFDDGHIETFDLVIGADGAWSRVRPLLSDATPHYSGVTFVEAGFGDVDTRHPAVARLVGDGTMMALFGNKGLIAQRNSRGRILVYAAFRGSQDWAAERGLSLDDTEAVRTALLDMFTGWDAHLLALLRDNDGGFVNRPLFALPVPHAWPHTPGLTLLGDAAHLMTPFSGMGANLAMLDGSDLARALAGHADLEAAVRAYEATMLPRSAKAAEGAARGLDNALAHDAPRGTLHHLRRRLRRH; encoded by the coding sequence ATGCAGCCCACCACCCCGCGTATCGCGATCATCGGTGCCGGCCCCGGCGGGCTGACTTGTGCCCGCGTCCTCCAGCGGCACGGCATCCCGGTCACCGTCTTCGACCGGGACGCCTCCGCCGACGCCCGCCCCCGAGGCGGCACGCTCGATATGCAGCCGGACTCCGGGCAGTTGGCTCTGCGAGAGACGGGTCTCGACGAGGGGTTCCGCGCCCTTGCACGCCCCGAGGGTCAGGAAATGCGTCTCCTGGACCACACCGGCGCGCTGCTTCTCCAGCGCACCCCGGCCGCCGGTGAAGAGCCGAGCCCCGAAATCGACCGGGGAGAGCTGCGCCGCCTGCTGCTGGACTCCCTCGCCCCCGGCACCATGCGCTGGGGCCACTATCTCCGCACCCTCCACCCGATCGGCGACGGCACCCACGAAGCCGAGTTCGACGACGGCCACATCGAGACCTTCGACCTGGTCATCGGGGCCGACGGGGCCTGGTCCAGGGTGCGGCCCCTACTGTCGGACGCCACGCCCCATTACTCCGGCGTCACCTTCGTGGAAGCCGGATTCGGCGACGTCGACACCCGCCATCCGGCCGTCGCCCGCCTGGTCGGCGACGGCACCATGATGGCGCTGTTCGGCAACAAGGGGCTGATCGCCCAGCGCAACAGCCGCGGCCGCATCCTCGTCTACGCCGCGTTCCGGGGCTCCCAGGACTGGGCGGCGGAGCGCGGCCTGAGCCTCGACGACACCGAGGCCGTCCGTACCGCGCTGCTCGACATGTTCACCGGCTGGGACGCCCATCTGCTGGCGCTGCTACGGGACAACGACGGCGGGTTCGTCAACCGGCCGCTGTTCGCCCTGCCGGTGCCCCATGCCTGGCCCCACACCCCCGGCCTGACCCTGCTCGGCGACGCCGCGCATCTGATGACGCCGTTCTCCGGGATGGGCGCCAACCTCGCCATGCTCGACGGCTCCGACCTCGCCCGCGCGCTCGCCGGCCACGCCGACCTGGAGGCGGCGGTGCGCGCGTATGAGGCGACGATGCTGCCGCGCTCCGCCAAGGCCGCCGAGGGAGCCGCCCGGGGCCTGGACAACGCCCTCGCCCACGACGCACCGCGCGGCACCCTCCACCACCTGCGGCGCCGACTCCGCCGCCACTGA
- a CDS encoding VOC family protein has translation MKITEPTPGAPCWVELGTSDVAAATVYYREVFGWRAETDPRPEAGGYTVMSLGAAPVAAVTPLHEPGQPTAWTVSFATRDVDARAAAVTEAGGKVLADPKDVFDLGRFAVAADPEGAVFSLWQARSFPGAALFNAPGSLGWVELATPDPERAASFYPRVFGWSVAAHGPYTQWGIDGADFGGMRLLDERNPDDVPAHWLPYFAVADVGDGGTSHALKAMGEAARAVESGGMLLGPPTDVPDGPRIAMIRDPQGAVFGIHSAGGEG, from the coding sequence GTGAAGATCACTGAGCCCACGCCCGGAGCGCCGTGCTGGGTGGAGCTGGGCACCTCGGACGTGGCGGCCGCCACGGTGTACTACCGGGAGGTCTTCGGCTGGCGCGCCGAGACCGACCCGCGCCCGGAAGCCGGCGGCTACACCGTCATGTCCCTGGGCGCCGCCCCGGTCGCCGCGGTGACACCGCTCCATGAGCCGGGGCAGCCGACCGCCTGGACGGTGTCGTTCGCGACCCGTGACGTCGACGCGCGGGCCGCCGCGGTCACCGAAGCCGGCGGGAAGGTGCTGGCGGACCCCAAGGACGTCTTCGACCTGGGCCGCTTCGCCGTCGCCGCCGACCCGGAGGGGGCCGTCTTCTCCCTCTGGCAGGCCCGTTCCTTTCCCGGTGCCGCGCTGTTCAACGCCCCGGGCTCGCTCGGCTGGGTGGAACTGGCCACCCCGGACCCCGAACGCGCCGCCTCCTTCTACCCACGGGTTTTCGGCTGGTCGGTCGCCGCGCACGGGCCGTACACGCAGTGGGGCATCGACGGCGCCGACTTCGGCGGTATGCGCCTCCTGGACGAGCGCAACCCGGACGATGTCCCCGCGCATTGGCTGCCGTATTTCGCGGTCGCCGACGTCGGCGATGGGGGTACTTCCCATGCCCTCAAGGCTATGGGGGAGGCCGCCCGCGCCGTGGAGTCCGGCGGCATGCTGCTGGGGCCCCCGACGGATGTCCCCGACGGGCCGCGGATCGCCATGATCCGCGATCCCCAGGGCGCCGTCTTCGGTATCCACAGCGCCGGAGGCGAGGGCTGA
- a CDS encoding serine/threonine-protein kinase: MADDRLVQGRYRLLDTIGRGGMGEVWRALDESLGRQVAVKCLKPMGPRHEPGFLRVLRERFRREARVAAALQHRGITVVHDFGEDDGTLFLVMELLTGRNLSQLMDDNRHAPLPVPDVIEIAEQLTAALAYTHEQDIVHRDLKPANIVRTTDGTVKICDFGIARLNHDIGFTARLTGSGVAMGTPHYMSPEQIGAGTVDHRSDLYSLGCVLYEIATGAPPFNQDDPWSVLVGHRDTAPDPPRTRRPDLPEPYQRIMLDLLAKDPDDRPPDADELGKRLADARHRQGVRGPGDATAPTERLPPWTRGMTHGSPASGARPPRRTVLDRSAAVLTAAWTGGQGAPRREASPAAGTAQPAPSDDAPDSVAALTARLERSHTLARAGRHFEAHQIAAEVLAGRERVLGPDHPDTLSCRHHLAFGLARLGRLEDCCAMARQVAEARARVLGPHHPDTLATRYELAYVQGQLGKWTEALWSYHEVAAARTETFGADHPDTLAARYEVGISLGRLGRGAEALTVYRDLVAARTRAQGADAPETLRARHGLGVSLGRLGRWEEALAEAREVATARERVLGADHPDTLVSRREIAVALGWLGRWADALSIYRQVADARERVLGAAHLDALASRSDQAQCLDQLGRTAEAAALYRRVAALRREYAAGRR; this comes from the coding sequence ATGGCGGACGACAGGTTGGTGCAAGGGCGCTACCGGCTGCTCGACACCATCGGACGTGGTGGCATGGGCGAGGTGTGGCGGGCCCTCGACGAATCACTGGGCCGCCAGGTCGCCGTCAAATGCCTCAAGCCGATGGGGCCGCGCCACGAACCCGGCTTCCTGCGGGTGCTGCGCGAACGCTTCCGCCGCGAGGCCCGGGTCGCGGCCGCGCTCCAGCACCGCGGCATCACCGTCGTCCACGACTTCGGCGAGGACGACGGCACCCTGTTCCTCGTCATGGAGCTGCTCACCGGCCGTAACCTCAGCCAGCTGATGGACGACAACCGGCATGCGCCGCTGCCCGTCCCCGACGTCATCGAGATCGCCGAACAGCTCACCGCCGCGCTCGCCTACACCCACGAACAAGACATCGTGCACCGCGACCTCAAGCCCGCGAACATCGTGCGGACCACCGACGGCACGGTCAAGATCTGCGACTTCGGCATCGCCCGCCTCAATCACGACATAGGCTTCACCGCCCGGCTGACCGGCAGCGGCGTCGCGATGGGCACCCCGCACTACATGTCGCCCGAACAGATCGGCGCCGGCACCGTCGACCATCGCAGCGACCTCTACTCCCTCGGCTGTGTGCTGTACGAAATCGCCACCGGCGCCCCGCCGTTCAACCAGGACGACCCCTGGTCGGTGCTCGTCGGACACCGCGACACCGCCCCGGACCCCCCGCGCACCCGGCGCCCCGACCTGCCCGAGCCCTACCAGCGGATCATGCTCGACCTGCTGGCCAAGGACCCCGACGACCGGCCCCCGGACGCGGATGAGCTCGGCAAACGCCTCGCCGACGCCCGGCATCGGCAGGGCGTCCGGGGCCCGGGCGACGCCACGGCGCCCACCGAGCGGCTGCCGCCCTGGACCCGGGGAATGACCCACGGGTCCCCGGCGAGCGGCGCCCGGCCGCCCCGCCGGACCGTGTTGGACCGGTCCGCCGCCGTCCTCACCGCCGCCTGGACCGGCGGCCAGGGCGCACCGCGACGCGAGGCGTCCCCGGCCGCGGGAACCGCCCAGCCGGCGCCGTCCGACGACGCCCCCGACTCCGTCGCCGCCCTCACCGCCCGCCTGGAGCGCAGCCACACACTGGCCAGGGCCGGCCGTCACTTCGAGGCGCACCAGATCGCCGCCGAGGTGCTGGCCGGACGCGAGCGGGTCCTGGGCCCGGACCACCCCGACACCCTGAGCTGCCGTCACCATCTCGCCTTCGGCCTCGCCCGGCTGGGCCGGCTGGAGGACTGCTGCGCCATGGCCCGTCAGGTGGCCGAGGCGCGCGCCCGGGTGCTCGGCCCGCACCACCCCGACACCCTCGCCACCCGCTATGAACTCGCCTACGTCCAGGGGCAGCTGGGGAAGTGGACGGAGGCGCTGTGGTCGTACCACGAGGTGGCGGCGGCACGTACCGAGACGTTCGGCGCGGATCACCCTGACACCCTCGCCGCCCGTTACGAGGTCGGCATCAGCCTCGGCCGGCTGGGACGCGGCGCCGAGGCCCTGACGGTCTACCGCGACCTGGTGGCGGCCCGTACCCGCGCCCAGGGCGCCGACGCCCCCGAGACGCTGCGCGCCCGGCACGGCCTGGGGGTGAGCCTCGGCCGGCTGGGCCGCTGGGAGGAGGCGCTCGCCGAGGCCCGCGAGGTGGCCACGGCGCGCGAGCGGGTGCTGGGGGCCGACCATCCCGACACCCTCGTCAGCCGTCGCGAGATCGCCGTGGCGCTCGGCTGGCTGGGCCGCTGGGCCGACGCCCTGAGCATCTACCGCCAGGTCGCCGACGCCCGCGAACGAGTCCTGGGCGCGGCCCATCTCGACGCCCTCGCCAGCCGCAGCGACCAGGCGCAGTGCCTGGACCAGCTCGGCCGCACGGCCGAAGCGGCCGCCCTCTACCGCCGGGTCGCGGCGCTACGGCGGGAGTATGCGGCGGGGCGGCGGTAG
- a CDS encoding SH3 domain-containing protein, with protein sequence MSTTDNLVVRGTRLAVGAGALTTAVALGASLLAAAPAQATTPSKPKPYGTVVSKGGMHERVHPSTDSSVAGYLPHRAQIGLVCKIRAQDVMGNTVWYLTGGTNRGQRKSWVSAKFVANTGVVKYCKDVSGKQGPGHTAKHAVG encoded by the coding sequence ATGTCCACGACCGACAACCTCGTGGTCCGCGGCACACGGCTCGCAGTCGGAGCGGGCGCGCTGACCACGGCTGTCGCTCTGGGGGCGTCGCTGCTCGCCGCGGCGCCCGCCCAGGCGACGACCCCCTCGAAGCCGAAGCCGTACGGCACCGTCGTCTCCAAGGGCGGCATGCATGAGCGTGTGCACCCCAGCACGGACTCCTCCGTGGCGGGGTATCTGCCGCACCGTGCGCAGATCGGCCTGGTGTGCAAGATCCGTGCCCAGGACGTCATGGGCAACACCGTCTGGTATCTGACCGGTGGTACGAACCGTGGTCAGCGCAAGAGCTGGGTCTCGGCGAAGTTCGTGGCCAACACCGGCGTCGTCAAGTACTGCAAGGATGTGTCGGGCAAGCAGGGTCCCGGCCATACGGCGAAGCACGCCGTGGGCTGA
- a CDS encoding glycoside hydrolase family 27 protein — translation MSHPSVPRIGRTFAGITAVAAGSAALLALTGPASAVPDTARAAGAKRAATYPNLAPTPPMGWNNWSYYRCDINEKVLLDNARALVRTGLADKGYDTVTVDDCWMAKKRGPDGELVPDPEKFPHGMAYIGRKLHKMGLKFGIYEDVGTLTCGKYPGSLGHFQQDADLFARWKVDYLKADGCNVPVPPGSTKEETFHDLYRQQSRALEASGRDITFSVSAPAYFQFAGDRVWHKVIRWSAELGNLWRSGRDIALETDSPAKKWSSIVTNFGYNAGLAGLQRPGRWNDPDFLLAGGTGLTRDEMQSQMSLWAVMAAPLISSTDLSDLSPAAREVLGNKRVIAVDQDPLGVQGEVVRKGDGFAVLSKPLANGDRVIALFNSGDTPRTLSTTAEAAGLPDAGPYLVRDLVTGRAHHSGGDIVAKDVPPHATVLYRVSAAY, via the coding sequence GTGTCCCACCCGTCGGTACCCCGCATCGGCCGCACCTTCGCCGGAATCACCGCCGTCGCCGCCGGCTCGGCGGCGCTGCTGGCGCTCACCGGCCCCGCTTCCGCCGTCCCCGATACGGCCCGGGCAGCCGGCGCCAAGCGCGCCGCAACGTATCCGAATCTGGCCCCGACACCCCCGATGGGCTGGAACAACTGGTCGTACTACAGATGCGACATCAACGAGAAGGTCCTTCTGGACAACGCGCGGGCGCTGGTGCGCACCGGCCTGGCGGACAAGGGCTATGACACCGTCACCGTCGACGACTGCTGGATGGCCAAGAAGCGCGGTCCGGACGGCGAACTGGTGCCGGACCCGGAGAAGTTCCCGCACGGCATGGCGTACATCGGCCGAAAGCTGCACAAGATGGGGCTGAAATTCGGGATCTATGAGGACGTCGGCACCCTCACCTGCGGGAAATACCCGGGCAGCCTCGGGCACTTCCAGCAGGACGCCGACCTGTTCGCGCGCTGGAAGGTGGACTACCTCAAGGCCGACGGCTGCAATGTGCCCGTCCCCCCGGGGAGCACGAAAGAAGAGACCTTCCACGACCTGTACCGGCAGCAGAGCCGGGCCCTGGAGGCCAGCGGCCGGGACATCACCTTCTCGGTGTCCGCGCCGGCCTACTTCCAGTTCGCCGGTGACCGCGTCTGGCACAAGGTCATCCGCTGGTCCGCCGAGCTCGGCAACCTGTGGCGGAGCGGCCGGGACATCGCACTGGAGACGGATTCACCCGCCAAGAAGTGGTCCTCGATCGTCACCAACTTCGGCTACAACGCGGGGCTGGCCGGCCTGCAGCGGCCCGGCCGCTGGAACGACCCGGACTTCCTGCTCGCCGGCGGCACCGGGCTGACCCGGGACGAGATGCAGAGCCAGATGTCGCTGTGGGCGGTGATGGCCGCGCCGCTGATCTCCAGTACGGATCTGAGCGACCTCTCCCCCGCGGCACGCGAGGTGCTGGGCAACAAGCGGGTCATCGCCGTCGACCAGGACCCGCTCGGCGTACAGGGGGAGGTCGTACGGAAGGGTGACGGCTTCGCGGTGCTGTCCAAACCGCTGGCGAACGGGGACCGGGTGATCGCCCTGTTCAACTCGGGCGACACACCGCGCACCCTGTCCACGACGGCCGAGGCAGCCGGTCTGCCGGACGCCGGTCCCTACCTGGTGCGCGATCTGGTGACCGGCCGCGCGCACCACAGCGGCGGGGACATCGTCGCGAAGGACGTGCCACCGCATGCCACGGTGCTGTATCGGGTGAGTGCGGCTTACTGA
- a CDS encoding TetR/AcrR family transcriptional regulator, with protein sequence MPHPTTPTPTSPPTPAPAPASPTTPATGRRGRKKARTRHALADAALRLFLERGYDQVSVKDVADAADVSVTTLFKHFPGKEALVFDREAERGAELVAAVRDRAPGRTVLDALHTHLRELLLAAHVSPGFRTFRELVDGTPALSEYAHRMWMRHETALAAALAEETGTTVDDVTVRALAHYVLAAPRPAGRGDDPGPAVDRIFALLKNGWDDIGA encoded by the coding sequence ATGCCCCATCCGACGACTCCGACTCCGACAAGTCCTCCGACTCCGGCTCCGGCTCCGGCAAGCCCTACGACTCCGGCAACCGGCCGCCGCGGACGCAAGAAGGCCCGGACCCGCCACGCGCTGGCCGACGCCGCGCTCCGGTTGTTCCTGGAGCGCGGCTACGACCAGGTCAGTGTCAAGGACGTCGCCGACGCCGCCGATGTGTCGGTGACCACGCTGTTCAAGCACTTCCCCGGCAAGGAGGCGCTGGTTTTCGACCGCGAGGCCGAGCGCGGCGCGGAGCTGGTAGCGGCCGTACGCGACCGCGCACCGGGCCGGACGGTTCTGGACGCGCTGCACACCCACCTCCGGGAGCTGCTGCTCGCCGCCCATGTGTCGCCCGGGTTCCGGACGTTCCGCGAACTGGTCGACGGCACACCGGCGCTCAGCGAGTACGCGCACCGGATGTGGATGCGGCATGAAACCGCTCTGGCCGCGGCGCTCGCCGAGGAGACCGGCACCACCGTGGACGATGTGACGGTGCGCGCGCTGGCCCACTACGTACTGGCCGCCCCGCGGCCGGCCGGCCGCGGCGACGACCCCGGGCCCGCGGTGGACCGGATCTTCGCCCTCCTGAAGAACGGCTGGGACGACATCGGGGCCTGA